One segment of Procambarus clarkii isolate CNS0578487 chromosome 1, FALCON_Pclarkii_2.0, whole genome shotgun sequence DNA contains the following:
- the LOC123754325 gene encoding serine/arginine repetitive matrix protein 1-like, with translation MSRYSPMIWLSRQFPRTEGTSDLSRQRRPPPTPRPAAASTNAEASGGLHQRRGQRRPPPTPRPAEAFTNAEASGGLHQRRGQRRPPPTPRPAAASTNAEASGGLHQRRGQQRPPPTPRPAAASTNAEASGGLHQRRGQQRPPPTPASTNAEASSGLHQRRPPPTPRPAAASTNAGLHQRRGQQRPPPTPRPAAASTNAEASSGLHQSRPPPTPRPAAASTNAKASGGLHQRRGQRWPPPTPRPVAASTNTEASGGLHQRRGQRRPIPTPRPAAASTNAEASGGLHQRRGQRRPPPTWGGGPGCYKHRGQRRPPPTLRPAAASTNAEASGGLHQRRGQRRPPPTPRPAAASTNAEASSGLHQSRPPPTPRPAAASTNAEASGGLHQRRGQRRPPPTPRPAAASTNAEASGGLHQRRGQRRPPPTPRPAAASTNAEASGGLHQRRGQRRPPPTPRPAAASTNAEASGGFHQRRPPPTPRPAAASTNAGLHQRRGQQRPPPTPASTNAEASSGLHQRRPPPTPRPAAASTNAEASSGLHQRRGQQRPPPKPASTNAEASGGLHQRRGQRRPPPTPRPAAASTNAEASGGLHQRRGQRRPIPTPRPAAASTNAEASGGLHQHVTQLYWGGRSWVLQTPRPAAASTNAEASGGLHQRRGQRRPPPTPRPAAASTNAEASSGLHQRRGQQRPPPKPASTNAEASGGLHQRRGQRRPPPTPRPAAASTNAEASGGLHQRRGQRRPPPTPRPAAASTNAEASGGLHQRRGQRRPPPTPRPAAASTNAEASSGLHQRRGQRRLPPTPASTNAEASSGLHQRRPPPTPRPAVASTNAGLHQRRGQQRPPPTPASTNAEASSGLHQRRGQQRPPPKPASTNAEASGGLHQRRGQRRPPPTPRPAAASTNAEASGGLHQRRGQRRPIPTPRPAAASTNAEASGGLHQHVTQLYFLWKIMNFTTQDNMDLKREDPVSNNYSTTMTDRIIESIEEKQNADVVYTDFAKAFDKCDHGVIAHKLRSIGITAPTCQPQDPGEAVCQSKDPNEAECHPQDPGEAECQLKDPDEAVCQSKDPVETLCQSKDPVETLCQPQGPKTGSGSGL, from the exons ATGTCCAGATATTCTCCCATGATATGGCTGTCGCGACAGTTTCCG CGTACTGAAGGAACCAGTGATTTATCACGGCAGCGGCGGCCTCCACCAACGCCGAGGCCAGCGGCGGCCTCCACCAACGCCGAGGCCAGCGGCGGCCTCCACCAACGCCGAGGCCAGCGGCGGCCTCCACCAACGCCGAGGCCAGCGGAGGCCTTCACCAACGCCGAGGCCAGCGGCGGCCTCCACCAACGCCGAGGCCAGCGGCGGCCTCCACCAACGCCGAGGCCAGCGGCGGCCTCCACCAACGCCGAGGCCAGCGGCGGCCTCCACCAACGCCGAGGCCAGCAGCGGCCTCCACCAACGCCGAGGCCAGCGGCGGCCTCCACCAACGCCGAGGCCAGCGGCGGCCTCCACCAACGCCGAGGCCAGCAGCGGCCTCCACCAACGCCGGCCTCCACCAACGCCGAGGCCAGCAGCGGCCTCCACCAACGCCGGCCTCCACCAACGCCGAGGCCAGCAGCGGCCTCCACCAACGCCGGCCTCCACCAACGCCGAGGCCAGCAGCGGCCTCCACCAACGCCGAGGCCAGCAGCGGCCTCCACCAACGCCGAGGCCAGCAGCGGCCTCCACCAAAGCCGGCCTCCACCAACGCCGAGGCCAGCGGCGGCCTCCACCAACGCCAAGGCCAGCGGCGGCCTCCACCAACGCCGAGGCCAGCGGTGGCCTCCACCAACGCCGAGGCCAGTGGCGGCCTCCACCAACACCGAGGCCAGCGGCGGCCTCCACCAACGCCGAGGCCAGCGGCGGCCTATACCAACGCCGAGGCCAGCGGCGGCCTCCACCAACGCCGAGGCCAGCGGCGGCCTCCACCAACGCCGAGGCCAGCGGCGGCCTCCACCAACAT gggggggaggtcctgggtgttacaaacACCGAGGCCAGCGGCGGCCTCCACCAACGCTGAGGCCAGCGGCGGCCTCCACCAACGCCGAGGCCAGCGGCGGCCTCCACCAACGCCGAGGCCAGCGGCGGCCTCCACCAACGCCGAGGCCAGCAGCGGCCTCCACCAACGCCGAGGCCAGCAGCGGCCTCCACCAAAGCCGGCCTCCACCAACGCCGAGGCCAGCGGCGGCCTCCACCAACGCCGAGGCCAGCGGCGGCCTCCACCAACGCCGAGGCCAGCGGCGGCCTCCACCAACGCCGAGGCCAGCGGCGGCCTCCACCAACGCCGAGGCCAGCGGCGGCCTTCACCAACGCCGAGGCCAGCGGCGGCCTCCACCAACGCCGAGGCCAGCGGCGGCCTCCACCAACGCCGAGGCCAGCGGCGGCCTCCACCAACGCCGAGGCCAGCGGCGGCCTCCACCAACGCCGAGGCCAGCAGCGGCCTCCACCAACGCCGAGGCCAGCGGCGGCTTCCACCAACGCCGGCCTCCACCAACGCCGAGGCCAGCAGCGGCCTCCACCAACGCCGGCCTCCACCAACGCCGAGGCCAGCAGCGGCCTCCACCAACGCCGGCCTCCACCAACGCCGAGGCCAGCAGCGGCCTCCACCAACGCCGGCCTCCACCAACGCCGAGGCCAGCAGCGGCCTCCACCAACGCCGAGGCCAGCAGCGGCCTCCACCAACGCCGAGGCCAGCAGCGGCCTCCACCAAAGCCGGCCTCCACCAACGCCGAGGCCAGCGGCGGCCTCCACCAGCGCCGAGGCCAGCGGCGGCCTCCACCAACGCCGAGGCCAGCGGCGGCCTCCACCAACGCCGAGGCCAGCGGCGGCCTCCACCAACGCCGAGGCCAGCGGCGGCCTATACCAACGCCGAGGCCAGCGGCGGCCTCCACCAACGCCGAGGCCAGCGGCGGCCTCCACCAACATGTAACACAActctatt ggggggggaggtcctgggtgttacaaacACCGAGGCCAGCGGCGGCCTCCACCAACGCTGAGGCCAGCGGCGGCCTCCACCAACGCCGAGGCCAGCGGCGGCCTCCACCAACGCCGAGGCCAGCGGCGGCCTCCACCAACGCCGAGGCCAGCAGCGGCCTCCACCAACGCCGAGGCCAGCAGCGGCCTCCACCAAAGCCGGCCTCCACCAACGCCGAGGCCAGCGGCGGCCTCCACCAACGCCGAGGCCAGCGGCGGCCTCCACCAACGCCGAGGCCAGCGGCGGCCTCCACCAACGCCGAGGCCAGCGGCGGCCTCCACCAACGCCGAGGCCAGCGGCGGCCTCCACCAACGCCGAGGCCAGCGGCGGCCTCCACCAACGCCGAGGCCAGCGGCGGCCTCCACCAACGCCGAGGCCAGCGGCGGCCTCCACCAACGCCGAGGCCAGCGGCGGCCTCCACCAACGCCGAGGCCAGCAGCGGCCTCCACCAACGCCGAGGCCAGCGGCGGCTTCCACCAACGCCGGCCTCCACCAACGCCGAGGCCAGCAGCGGCCTCCACCAACGCCGGCCTCCACCAACGCCGAGGCCAGCAGTGGCCTCCACCAACGCCGGCCTCCACCAACGCCGAGGCCAGCAGCGGCCTCCACCAACGCCGGCCTCCACCAACGCCGAGGCCAGCAGCGGCCTCCACCAACGCCGAGGCCAGCAGCGGCCTCCACCAAAGCCGGCCTCCACCAACGCCGAGGCCAGCGGCGGCCTCCACCAGCGCCGAGGCCAGCGGCGGCCTCCACCAACGCCGAGGCCAGCGGCGGCCTCCACCAACGCCGAGGCCAGCGGCGGCCTCCACCAACGCCGAGGCCAGCGGCGGCCTATACCAACGCCGAGGCCAGCGGCGGCCTCCACCAACGCCGAGGCCAGCGGCGGCCTCCACCAACATGTAACACAActctatt ttttatggaaaataatgaacttcacaacccaggacaacatggatttaaagcgggaagatcctgtctctaacaattactcaaccactatgacagacAGAATCATAGAATCGATagaggaaaagcaaaatgcagatgttgtatacacagactttgcaaaggcattcgacaaatgtgaccatggagtgatagcccataaattgagatcaataggaataacgg
- the LOC123764548 gene encoding uncharacterized protein, with translation MSKDGYYHFGESGSKAVEGLNLPSLPTTSYWYNAHSTVGSSLYPDHETSGTPPYKGLQQIDVKLAENNRDHLEWWTDDMCLETQPRAFDSQYWEGHPTERGYVQSSDHSVAGSDFEPSDQPLVLLSCRTRDHQDDYNSPELLNSVDIVKHDVDESSFCSESVSSQEYSPTSNNNNTPSNKKYTPETITPIDEHQRNQKRYKKEPKEKAKEDKRCGVCGDAARSMHFGGMACDSCKAFFRRSVQSGAYKSFQCPENKICPISKQNRKVCQYCRFKKSQENGMEINWVMSETDRMVLWKNRLAKQRHVQEEKIKDKVYGDLPRSLDPKEADVLRNLAALQESTFRSIPYPEDCYGDNIEALANLFVFICKKLGLFFQSVEDYQEVCKTDQNLLMKNGIGTSIYLHGAYMYDYENEMWPAECNKEALKIPPISMATLQKFTVLPEAFDAIMKYYNKYAKELKDEIILALICLISFFQPDDPQFLNSQQIQDIQLKYLELLRRYLIAKDGDVVAKITFPKLLVGLADIKEILEFHSKVDIKPTINHQHISPQSTVENQMSAVNELLQKASQGQLPEFSSILTASDKRQPLWQQSNAVRKKRSNSNLIIRGDQFYHPQTSQIFGVTPRTDMIITNPMERIDNFTRKQNLPRAQINEVLDYEDDYRGEGDRQTSVLGRESVKAKNTSAVYHPGRQLQAASVGNNGECDQSGPIDKKRAVEVLCDTLQHISCADDEQFIQSLKQNLSPHLLVNLAEKLSPS, from the exons ATGTCCAAAGACGGGTACTATCATTTCGGGGAGTCGGGCAGCAAAGCTGTGGAGGGCTTGAACCTTCCCTCCTTGCCAACTACATCGTATTGGTACAATGCGCACTCTACAGTGGGAAGCTCCCTCTACCCAGATCACGAGACTTCAGGAACTCCTCCATACAAGGGACTTCAGCAAATAGATGTCAAATTAGCAGAAAACAATAGAGACCATTTGGAGTGGTGGACTGATGACATGTGCTTGGAAACTCAACCAAGAGCTTTTGATTCCCAGTATTGGGAAGGCCATCCTACTGAGCGAGGATATGTGCAATCAAGCGATCATTCAGTTGCAGGGTCAGATTTTGAGCCATCTGATCAGCCATTAGTGCTACTGAGTTGTCGTACTCGGGACCACCAAGATGACTACAACAGTCCAGAGTTGTTGAATTCTGTGGATATTGTTAAACACGATGTTGATGAAAGCTCTTTTTGTTCAGAATCTGTCAGCAGCCAAGAATATTCCccaaccagtaacaacaacaatacGCCATCCAATAAGAAATATACTCCAGAAACCATAACACCTATAGATGAACACCAACGGAACCAAAAGAGATACAAAAAGGAACCAAAAGAGAAAGCTAAGGAAGATAAAAGGTGCGGAGTGTGTGGGGACGCAGCGAGGAGCATGCATTTTGGAGGGATGGCTTGCGATTCATGTAAAGCCTTTTTTCGACGTTCAGTGCAGAGTGGTGCCTACAAAAGTTTCCAGTGTCCTGAGAACAAGATATGTCCAATCTCAAAACAAAACAGAAAAGTTTGTCAGTATTGCAG ATTTAAGAAAAGTCAAGAGAATGGCATGGAGATTAACTGGGTGATGTCGGAAACTGACCGCATGGTGCTATGGAAGAACAGACTTGCTAAACAACGTCATGTCCAAGAAGAAAAGATTAAAGACAAAGTATATGGAGACTTGCCAAGATCACTAGACCCCAAAGAGGCTGATGTGTTAAGGAATCTTGCTGCTCTTCAAGAGTCTACATTTAGGTCCATTCCTTATCCAGAGGATTGTTATGGTGATAACATAGAAGCATTAGCTAATCTTTTTGTTTTTATATGTAAGAAGCTAGGACTGTTCTTCCAGAGTGTTGAAGATTATCAGGAGGTTTGTAAAACAGACCAAAATCTTTTAATGAAGAATGGGATTGGCACGTCAATATATCTTCACGGTGCATATATGTACGATTATGAAAATGAAATGTGGCCTGCTGAATGCAATAAAGAAGCTTTAAAAATTCCCCCAATTTCCATGGCTACTCTTCAAAAATTTACAGTTTTACCAGAAGCTTTTGATGCCATTATGAAATACTATAATAAATATGCTAAAGAGCTCAAAGATGAAATTATTTTGGCATTGATCTGCTTGATTTCCTTTTTTCAGCCAGATGATCCTCAATTTCTGAATTCACAACAGATTCAGGATATTCAGCTCAAGTACCTAGAACTTCTTCGGCGATACTTAATAGCTAAAGATGGTGATGTTGTTGCAAAGATAACTTTTCCCAAACTTCTTGTTGGACTTGCAGATATTAAAGAGATTTTAGAATTTCATAGTAAAGTTGATATCAAACCAACAATAAACCACCAGCATATTTCACCACAGTCAACAGTAGAAAATCAGATGTCAGCAGTGAATGAATTGTTACAAAAGGCTTCTCAAGGACAGCTGCCAGAGTTTTCTTCAATTTTAACAGCTTCAGATAAAAGGCAACCACTATGGCAGCAAAGTAATGCAGTTAGAAAAAAAAGATCAAATTCAAACCTCATTATACGTGGAGATCAGTTCTATCATCCCCAAACTAGCCAAATATTTGGTGTGACTCCAAGAACTGATATGATCATCACAAATCCAATGGAGAGGATAGATAATTTTACAAGAAAACAAAATTTACCCCGAGCACAAATAAACGAGGTCTTGGATTACGAAGATGACTATAGAGGGGAAGGAGACAGGCAAACAAGTGTGTTAGGTAGAGAGTCTGTAAAGGCTAAGAACACTTCTGCTGTGTATCATCCTGGAAGACAGTTGCAGGCGGCGTCAGTTGGCAATAATGGAGAGTGCGATCAGTCTGGTCCAATAGACAAGAAGAGGGCAGTTGAAGTTCTTTGTGATACATTGCAACATATCTCTTGTGCTGATGATGAACAATTCATTCAGTCACTGAAACAGAATTTGTCTCCACACCTTTTGGTTAATCTAGCTGAAAAGTTGTCACCATCTTAA